A window of Centroberyx gerrardi isolate f3 chromosome 19, fCenGer3.hap1.cur.20231027, whole genome shotgun sequence genomic DNA:
TtgtagtattaataataatctgaTACATTTTAAGGTCACATTTTCCTCCAAATCCAAAGCAATTGTTGTAGATTTCCAATGTTAAGATTTTAGAGGTTGTTTTGTCCCCAACTGAAGTGAGGTGGGTCAATCGTAGGCTAAAGTTTCCTCCCAATGTGATCAGAAATCTGAGTCATTTCAAATGGCTATGAATAAAAGCGGAAGCACTAGTGTAGAGATTTCAAAATATAGAGCTCTTTAATAGGAATGAGAAATTTACAATTTCATTTCCGTTTTCTGTTGGCTCTCAGTCAGtgacacacaaaacactttCCTGTGCCAACCATTCTTGCTACACTAAAGGAAGCAAAGAGGAACAACACAAATAATTCATGACAGCACACAATTTGTCATTGTGCACGATGCATTTCTAGGTTGTCGTCTGAGTATTGGGCCGTGCGTCAGAGAGTTTGacaacacccccccctcccttgcAGCTACCAACAAGGTAATCCCATCACAGACTGTGTGGAAGAATATAAGGCAGGTGCAAGGGAATACGTTTCTAAAATGGAGTATGGCCATCTCTCTTATCTAGCCTTCTTCCCAGTAAAATCAAACTGGAGAGAATGTACCTAAACAATAGGTACAACAGGGTTTTATCATCACAATTTCTTTTGTTAATCATTTGtcttcataattcaaaaacaaaaacctgacTCAATACTCTCATGGCCATGGTAAACTGAGATGGTTTCACTCTTGCCCTGGTGTGTCCCAGTATGGACTTTGGAAACAGTTTTGCGCCCCCTTTAGGCAATTTAAGGGAAATGCAAACAAAATGGCATTACTTGTGATGCTGATTCGATCTGTGAAGTTTGCTTCTTTCCTCTCATAGTCTCTTTTTTCCCAGAAGGCAGTGGATGGGATTGTACATAGGCTCCCTCCTGGGATTGTACATAGGCTCCCACCAGTTGTTTTACCCAACACGGGACAGACATTTGGCTTGTTAAAAATTGTGTGTAATCAATAAGGCACGTCGATGTATTCCTCATCAACAACCATCACCATTATTGTTGCTGTCAGCATCACCCCAATTATTATATACAGTTGTCTTGGTTTCCAGATAGAGTACGACCAGTCTTTCAGGCAGACAGCAGAACGTCACTTTTCCGCTTCTTCTTGGATTTTGGCGTTTCAGGATCACTGTTCAAACCAGACGTGACATCACTGACTGTCTCATGCCTCCTCTTCTTGCTCGGCTTGTCGCTAAGGTAACCGCTGGAGTCGCTGCCGTGGACCTCCATGGACGAAAGCTCGACCTCCTCCGCCTCTTCTTTCAGAcgcttctcttttttctttttcttcttctttttctcaccGGCTTCTTCGCCGTTTGCGTCGTCTGTTGTTCCGTTCAGGTCCAGTGTTGCGTTGCCGTCCTGCTGGCTGGGGGGCGTGACTGTAagctcctcttccctctcctcctctttgagttggtctttcttcttcttcttcttcttctttttcttgggGGTGTTGTCGGGAGACTCCTGGACTGGTTCTGGGGTCTCTTCTGTGTCTGGCGGCTGCAGCTGGTCTGCAGGGATGCTGGCCTCTGAGCTCTCACCCATGGCCAGCAGCTCCTGCACCCTGAGACACCCAAACACAGAACACACCCATgaagtaaaatgtaaaacagtACAAATGTACAGTCACATCTAGAAAGTTTCCATTGCAAAATAATATAAAGCCATTTTggtcaaaaacatatttttttgtaaatattattCTTTAGCATTTCAAAAATACAGTTGATTGCATACACAAAATTGTTATATTGGAAGAAAGTAATGATAGAATTCCAATTTGAAATTTAACATTAATTGTGGACTGTAACTGTTCATTTAGCAGTGGGATAATCTCTCCTgataaggaaaaataaaaaactgtcaaCAAAACATGGTCAGACTCATGAAACTGTTTCTACAAAACTATGTAACAAAGAAAGTCGGGTGCCTATTGGATAAACCTCAATCTGCATTTGAAGaattctattccaaaatgccatATGCATCATCTGAAGGTCAGCAttcaatataataaaaaaaacccaactagAATCCAGTTTTATcaatttgtcaaccaaggacttaagttacctagtGTCCTTCAAAATCCACCATAACTTGTCTGTGCCATCAATGACTTTAACAGTGTAGGTGATGCCACTTTTTTTGAATGGTGGATATTTGTTTGCAGGCTCTTGTAAACTCTTCATCTGGACTCCTCACCCACAGAACCAAACATTCAAGAGATACTGTATGCTGTGATTGTAGTGATCGTGCGCATACAAGAgttcccctccaccaccaccaccacacactcaCCTGGTCCTGTCCAGCCGCCCTCTGATCAGCAGCACTCCCACTGTGTCCGCATCAAGCGTAGACACCTCAAACTCCAGCTCTGCTCCTATCCTCGGCCCCGCATCCCGCCAGGTATCCACAGACACCAGGTTGGGCTTGGGAATGCTGGCGTTGAAGCAGCCGTGCACCAGGCAGCCCACGTGGCTCACTCCTAGTTTATTCACCTTACCCTGGGTacagaaatgaaatgagatgGGAATAAAATGACATACATGAGTGCAGGCGGACttaaggtggagagagagaatgtgtgtctTTATCAGGTTAACTGTCttgttttaggttttttttttgtggtttatGTGGGGTTGGtattttcttctactgctggcagCCTGGCACCAAcagtttctactgcttcaggctgcatactcggttgttttctgatgaAAAAACACTCAATTTTTCttgcccagaatgcactggaaagaatGCCATAGTCATAGGATTGCATAAATCAACTGCGGTGGCCCTCAGGGGACAGCAGTCATATTAGCGTGTGAATATTTGATAACTCAATGAATAAcgtgaacagggtgaaatgggaaaaaaaagaaaaagggtaCCCCTAGTCACTTTTACattcacaggcattttatgaaTTTTCAGGGACATTTTTTCCTCAAACCCCTGTTGTACATccaaactcactctctctctctctctctctctctctcacacacacacactctatagcTGTCTCTAGCGTTAGTGATACATAGCACAGCATCTCACCAGTAGTTTCTGTCCTTGTGTGGGCTGAAAGACAACAAAGTTGGCCTCTATGTCCATGTGGATGTAGCCGTTATCGTCATAGATGTTTCCGTGCTGGCCCAGTATCCTGATATTGTCATAAGCTAGAGGTACGCCTTTCAGACTGTGAGAGAGGAACAGACAAGTTGAGTTTGTGGGAAGCCAAACAGCCAGCTGTCTATTAGCAGTAGGGGGGGAGCTAGCAGCAAAACACATCAGCACTGCAAATCTGGCAACAAGTGAGGATCGGTTTAACTTCACAAACAAGCTAATGTTGGATACAATTTAACGCTAATTACCCAAACGACCTTCTAAagttattttacatacattaacattagctaacgtcAACACGTCCGTAATCTGACAGCTAGCAGATAGCTATCCATTATCGGACACATCCCCATCTGACATGCGTTTTTTGGATTTTCCCCGCTATGTTTGACGACGACACACTACAAAAGTTAGTCCACAATATTTAAACAGGTTTACCAATGTACATGACGATATTTGTAACGATATAAACACACGTTTGGAGTACAGAGTCAATGTAGCTAAGTTAACTAGTGTAGCTAGTAGCTAGTTTAACGTTACCCAAATCAAACAGGTGCGTCCGCAGAAGCTAACGCTAGTTTAACGTTAACTAACGTTACCTTGTGTTTTAGCCCATGTCTCAGTCCGCTATGCTGTGGCCCACACCACTATCTAGTCAGCAAATAGTGGGGCTTGTCTGCAGGGACGCTGGAAGTAGGGGTGCTGAGGGGGCTGCAGCACCCCCTATTGGCGGGGGGCGGTAACTGCAAGGCTAAAAAGTTTactaaacaaatcaataaaaaaacttttattttttagggttagggttgttaTTTAGCCTTTCTGAGGCTATTGCATGGTTAAATcaatgaattttattttatgaaaaaaactGCCCCGTCACACTGTAAATTTCAGATGCTTTGTGTGTTCATTGTTTTAAACTTGGTgtggtggtgctgctggatGATTAGTTATGTAGCTCGCTTCCCGTCTCTCAATTTCCTGTCTCACTGGTTACAGGGCGTATGAACTGATTATATCATTTAGTAAGTTATGTTATTTCTTGTTTCTGTCACAGATCTGGTAGTGCGACATGCTTCGAATGAGAGCAAGAGGACGTCTCTGTAGTGTGGAGTTGCGTTTTGGAGTGCGCTCTTCAATTAATTCAGTTATTATTAATGTTTTcggttgctctgtgtgtgtgtgtgtgtgtgtgtgtgtgtgtgtgtgtgttctgtgtggcTCACTCAACAATAAATCGTCTTCTGATTAGGAATAAACCTGCATTCCGTGTGTGAACTGTCCATAGCTGAATATGGTAGGATGCTGCTTTGACATACAGCATGTTGGTGTTCAAGTTTGCTGTCTGTTGTAGTGTAAAATGTTCTAAAACTGGTGTAAAATGCTGCCCATTCAAATTATATAGACATTCTCTCAGCACCCCCAACTCTGACTGACTTCCAGCGtccctgcttgtctgtctgtccgaaAGTAACGTTAGATTGAAAGGCTGCGCTGGTAAAACTTTGTCCGATAATAAAAAAAGCTGTGTCCAGTGTCGTTAACGTTGACCTACCTCTCGGAGAATCTGAGCAGCTCTGCGTCCAGCTCCTCCTGTATgcctgtcttcttcttcttcagataCATCGGCGGCAGTGCGATGTGTCTCCTGTGCGTGTTCATGACCAGACACGAGTACGGCGCTGACAACAGCTTGGAGGCGGCCGCGAACGACGGGATAGAGCACGGGACCGCGCCCGGATCTCCGCCCGTTACCGCGGACAGTCCGGTTGGTTTGTCTTGGCCATTTGCAGCGGAGACCTCGcctgacattttcacatgttttGGGTCGTCTTCTGCATGCTCGAGGTTCGCCATGCTGTTTCACAAGACCGGAAGACCGACGAGCCGTGACTTCCGCTTTGAGTAAGGGCTAAGAGTAAAAACAGTTTGTTTATGTCGCCCCCTTCTGGACGGAGGTGGTATGACAGCCGAGGAGGCGTTTGTTCCCAAAGTGTCCAGGGtcctccaggggtccttcagggtTCCTTCAGGATTCCAGGGATTCCCCAGCAAAAAGTGAATGTAGTTTCTCTATTTTTTCACTCACTTCAACTCTGAGAGGATGTATAAGGATGAATGTTTTGTTTGCAGGTTTCACACTCTCCACTGTTGCCTCCCCAGTATTGACAGTTATGTAGTAATAAACCCAACAATAATAAACATCTCATATGAGGTTCCTTAGGACAAAATCTTACCTAATGGAGGGCCCTAGCCTTATTTCCTACCTATTTAGGGGTCCTTAAAATGAACGACATTCAGAAGGTCCTGGTctaaataatattttgagaaCTTTTATGTAATTGTTTATAAGACCGATTACCTGGCTGTATCTACCAACAAGCCTTCACTGTATTTATTCACCAGTATAGCAGAAATCTGCCAAAACCAAGTGAATTATTTccaaattgttgtttttctgcaatCAATCTATCATGGTCTGTCGATACTCAAATATGAATGTGCagtgtttcatgtttttaattgtGATTCATCCTAGAATAAATCCTGGGGAAGGATTGGTTATTGTGTGATTAGAGGTGGGATGAGACTGTTCTCGACACAATATAATTTCACTTGGCAATTAAGGATTTTAGGGTAAACTGTGAGGGGGAAATGATGCATTACTTTTCCAAGATGCCCTTTGTTAAATTGCAAGTGGTGCATTTAATACCATGACAGCAAGAATTCTGTAAAGCTGTTTATCCAATAAGAGACATTCATTGATTCTGTATCCTATTCTTGCCTGCAATGGCACATTAAGATCATTAGGGTGACCTGGGGTGTCAATTAGTTTGACTAGCCGGCGCTGAGCCCACACAGACATGcccaagcacatgcacacacacacacacacacacacacatagacacacatgcatagacaaatacaaacacacacacacacatacacacataggcacacacaaactcatcatTACACACAAACTAATCTAGTGTTACTGTTTTCTGACAGAGCAGCACCACAGGAGGTCACATAGCCTGATTcagcatttcacacacacacacacacacacacacacatgcagggcaGGTCCTGATGCTCTCTGGGGCGCCATGGCTCGTGCCTGTCCGTCGTCACGGTGATAAATAATGACGTGGCTCCTTAGTCAGCGAGAGCTCCCAGTGGATTCTGCTGCCGTGGGCcccagtcaacacacacacacacacacacacacacacacacacagtgtgtggtGCTGTCTGAAGTAAGCAAACAGCGTAATGAGCTATTGAACAGCATTGATGTTGTCAGTGCAATTGTATATCTTTATAAGAGGTCACAGCTAtgtggcagggtgtgtgtgtgtgtgtgtgtgtgtgtctgtgtgtatctgtctgtatctgtgtgtgcatgcatgtgaatgtATATGGTCTCGGTTAAGTTTCTAGTTTAAGAATGaatctatataaataaagatttacttactCACTtactttagtgtgtgtgtgtgtgtgtgtgtgtgtgtgtgtgtgtgtgagccaaaGACATTAATGTTTTATGTTGAGGTACAATAGGAGTGCAGTAACTCCCTAAATCACTCCCTGTATTGATAATGTTGACAGTGTGGTGTGCAGGTTGTCAACCTGTGATATTCTTTGTACATGGATTTATAGATTAAGTACATGCATTTATTGGGGAATAAACATTGAGTATATTAATCAAAATGCTTAGAAACGAATAGCAGCTAAATAATTGtttcattcagacacacacacacacacacacacacacacacacacacacacacacagagacacagacacacatatccacacacactcattcaagTTCTAAGTGAAGCCATTAATCTCGTTCTGTGAGACGAAAGCATGCTTGATTTGTCCACTTCTGGgggataagtgtgtgtgtgtgtgcgtgtgtgtgtgtgtgtgtcgttgctTGTGTGCTGAGCAGTTACCCTACCCTCTCACACGTAAGGGTTGAATATCAGATGGGAAAACCAAAACTCATCTCAAAGAACGCCTGGACCACAGCACAAATAGCTCGCATTtgtccttttatttatttcacttttataAGAAGCgtatataaaaatatgtttgatttataGGTAACGCCTAGTTTCCTGATATACAAGCATGGATATACGTTGCACATCGttgtattttcatgtcaaagCATTCCATTATCAGACTACACATACAGTTTACTGTAGGCTATCTCAAAATCTCAAAATCTGCATTCCATAAACCCATtaccagagagggagagagagggagagcgagggagagagagagagagagagagatacagaggatGGGGACACAGAGACTGAAATAGCAGtagcttttcaaaacaagtgaaTCAGCTGCATGCTCGGTTTGTGCCCATCACTttgaggcatctgattggataAAATCTATCCTTCCTGCTCATTAGTGTAAAGGTCAGATGATGTCAGGCAGATGTCTGTCACCTGAATTATCACCCAACAGCGGCCCCTGGTCCGGCGGGTGTGTGCCGTCCATAAGTTTGAACTGAACAGAGGGGGCTTGAATCCATGCTTGCATAATGTGTGTCCAACAATGCAGAAGCACAAAATGCCTCCCTCTTGCCGTGAAAATGTCTCTTACCCCAGTGACAGACAAAGGGGTTTCCGGGTGAGAGACCTAGGTTCATTCCCTCCAGTCAGGAAGATACACCACGGGATATGTAGAATGAAGTACATGCTGTATTTGTCTGTTGACAGCAAAGTATCCATGAACtgtctctgtgtcagtgtgttcaAGCTGTCTTGAACGCACCCCATTTGATGATGCTGTGTGGACACTGGTCCTCTGTCAGGGGGATGCAGGGGTGTGTCCGTTGTAGGAAATCTGGGGAATGCCGTTACTGGAGTTGTCCAGGACCTcctgttggacacacacacacacacacacacacacaaacacacagagtctTAACATACACCGTCCACACATTCACCTTTGAGTCTTCAAGTTTCCTTACATATTCAGTTTTCtatatttgaagggtttcattccaaaatgcccTATATCCGTTTTGGGAAAatgttgctacctgaaatttgtctggcaatatttgaaaaacatgaatgattttGTACTAAACCATAATGTGCGTAACTTTCATGCCAGTAGTCAATATGGGAGATGGTTATAATGGGTATAGTTATTTTTAAAGGGcggatatctcactttggaatgaaactcttcatattgGCGTGTTTGCCGACAAGCCGACCAATGAGAGGCATTGTTGCTGCCGTGTGCTCCTACCTTCTCGGCCATCTCGTGGGAGTGGTGCAGCGAGTGCTCCCTCTCCAAGAACATCCTCTGCTGCTCGGAGCTGGCCAGGCGACAGGTCAGCCATGTGGACAGGGTGCAGGAGGAGATCCCTGcacaaggagggagagggaaatcagttagagaaattattaaataattgCTTTTTTTGAAGAGAGAGTTGGCAGTCCACTCATCTTTAGTACTTTATGCTTTATTCAGACAGTGGGAAAGTGGCAAGGGAGACAAATTAGGGGAGACTCAGGAGAAAAAACTGGTATCTGACGTGACAGAGGTGGAGCTGAAGCCAATGTGATGTAACATCTTGTCTTACCTTGTCCCGTCATattatgtgatgtgatgtgatgtgatgtgatgtgattttatgttacgttacgttacgttacgttacgttacgttacgttacgttacgttacgttacgttacgttacattacattatgttaccTTGCATTACCTTACGTTACATTATGTTTTACCAATATGATAGAGTTTCTAAGGGTATCACAGGTTTCTAAAGCAGGCATCTATGACAATAAGGAGCAATGCAGTAAGTAAGACATAAAGTTTGGTACCCAAACAGGCAACAGTCATGGCGGCCAGATGGACAGAGTGCATGGAGTCTGGCCGTTTGTTCAGTGCACGAACAAACTGGAAGTTGAGGATCCCACCAATCAGACCACAGATACAGCACGCTGAAAAGAGGATCATctgggaaagagggggagagagagagaagagagagagagagagagagagagagagagagagagagagagagagtggtttaTGTTACTGCAAACTCTACGATAGAAATGCCTTTTACAAAACTGTAAACAAGCTTTGACaaaatgtgatgagatgagagataTACAAACAACTATTGAGTTTCCTTCTCAGTCATTCGCTGTTTCGGACCGCGGCTGTAGTGATGAGTAATGTGTATTAGTCCAAATAAATCTCATTTCCTATTACAGAACTGGATCGCTCTCCAAGCACACTATTTCATCCAGAGATATTGCACAGCTAGTAAATATACTTGCTTCACtccctgtgtgtatatgtgtgtgtgtgtgtgtgtgtgtgtgtgtgtgtgtgtgtgtgtgtgtgtgtgatagtgtgtttgtgcacacagtTGGTGAgaggttactttcaaaatgtaatccattacagaTTACTTGCATAAAACTGTAATCAGAAATGTTATTCACTGGAATACTCAAACCGAGTGGGATAATCTAACTATTTTTTCAAAAGTATCTGTAATCCGATCGCAGTTCCATTACTTTGCAATCAGATGAATGAAATCCCGTTGCATGTATTCTATCACTCCccaaatcagtgtgtgtgtgtgtgtgtatgtgtgtgtatatgtgtgccaTGCATGCTTGTGTCTAGAGTGCAGGTTCTCTTTCATTGCTCCCAGTACGGATGCCTTTAGTGCCTTTAACCGCATGGAAAAGGGCATCTCCGATTTCAGTCATTACCCGGTGAAGTGTGGAAAACGGCTGGCAGGAGTCCGGAGCCAAACCGGCCTAATGCAATCATCACCCCGCATGTAGACAGTAGGGATGGAAAGAGGTGAGAAGAGCGAGAGCCGGGTATCGAAatgagtgggaggaggagattGAACAGCtagagagatggatgagagcGATGAAAAGGGTAAGACATGAAGAGAGCcggagagagagctggagacgGGGACAATGGGCGTGGATGGatggggcgagagagagagagagagagagagagaggtggagagaaaggtTGAGGGATGTCTCTGTTACAGCAGATCGTGCTGACATTGATCCATCATTAGCACGCTCCccgggggagagagacagacagcaagagagagagagagagacagagagagagaaagacgatgGCTCGGAGACAGTGAGAGGCTGTGAGGCGATCGCTGAGCAAAAAAGAGACGGAGGGCGGACAGAGGGAACAGAGAAACGacagaaaggggagaggagaggtgactGCTTGTCTCCTCCAGTTTCCTCAGACGTCTCTTTCAGAACACACTGTATGCACCTGCTCAGAggacagcagacacacacacacacctttgggTGTTGCAGAGAGTGTAAACTTCCATGAGTATACTTACTTTACTCATGGAGTTATACagattttgtgttgttgttaacATTCGTGATACAGAGCCTTTTTGCAGACTTCAGAGTGTATACGTATGATATAGACCTTGTGATATACattagtgtgtgtatataactggTGTGAGCGAGATGCAATGTTTGATGCTGATGGGTGACAGCACATACAAAGTGAAAGgggtttgtatttgtatttcgATGGCTTTTGCATCACATGAGTGTTTGGGATGCGAGATAAAACATGtttcaaaggaaaaaacatACAGCATGATTGTTTATTTTGATTGCTTCAGTGGTGAAAGTAGGGACTTTGTTTTGTATCAATTctgaaaaaagtcaattttgttAATTAAGATGGGGTTTCAATTGTCTTGTGAATGCCATTCATTTAAGAGGAACAAACTGCTGCTTTCATAAACATCACAGCCACGCAGACTCTCTCTCCCCGTTTGCCCCGCCTCAGCCAGCACAGCAGCATAGGAGCTTTCAACTTCAGCATCCTGAGTCTCACCGATCATCTCGTAAAATTTCTGTCTGAACCTCTTTGAGTGCTTTTGTTTCCAATTGCCTCTGCCCCAGTCAGTTGTTTCCACTGGGAGGCTTATGTGTGAAATGGCTGAAAATAGAGCTTTGGCGTCCTGGAGTCTACAACACAGGTTGATAACATGAGTTCAGTTTATGATGGACGAACGATAACGCAGCTCTGGAAACTCGCCAATCTATTCTTGATGGTCTTCCTTCATTGGAACAGTTTGGATTTTATGCCCACTAAACTGACCAtttactaaataataataataataaactattcTCTTAGTTGTACAGGTTATTGCCACTGAGAACAGACATTAAAACTAGATGTTCtcagaaaaacaagagaaagacaataagagagatagagaggtacTGAACAAGAAGAGCAGCAGTGCCAACTATTCTCTCCATTAAAATAATTGTTTGTGATGGTGGCCATTTATAAAAAAGCATGAAATGCACAAATTGTCAAGCTGACTCCCCTACATGTCACATCACTGGAAAGCTCTGCCTGGCCTCTgcaacagacagcaggaagatacagagagagagagagagagagagagagagagagagagagagagagaccacaatCTAATGGACATTAAGAGAGGACAAAAAACAGATTGCTGAGACTCAGGGAGAAAGTAAGGATGAACACAGACCTTGTTGTGTGTACTTACGATAAGACCAGTCCTCTTTCTAGCACACAGCACTCCACACATCCCACAGAGCAGAaactggaaagagaaagaaggaaaaaatgaTTAATCAACCAGTCCCATAAATTTTACTGATTGGATGTCATTTAGAAACAATAGGAAATTGAAACTGTTTTGATACTGGAAAcacctgtccacacacacacacaccctccccgtTCTTAAGAAGATGGATGAATGCATTCTTTAAGCTTGGTTATTCAGATGCTATTTTCACCCTCCTGTAAAAATAGAGTGTGTCATCCTGGGCTTTGAGTAGGAAGCCATATTGTCCTGGATGTCGACGATTCAAGCTGAATTGGAGCGCCTCAGTAGCACATTATGCTGGCAGT
This region includes:
- the polr1f gene encoding DNA-directed RNA polymerase I subunit RPA43: MANLEHAEDDPKHVKMSGEVSAANGQDKPTGLSAVTGGDPGAVPCSIPSFAAASKLLSAPYSCLVMNTHRRHIALPPMYLKKKKTGIQEELDAELLRFSESLKGVPLAYDNIRILGQHGNIYDDNGYIHMDIEANFVVFQPTQGQKLLGKVNKLGVSHVGCLVHGCFNASIPKPNLVSVDTWRDAGPRIGAELEFEVSTLDADTVGVLLIRGRLDRTRVQELLAMGESSEASIPADQLQPPDTEETPEPVQESPDNTPKKKKKKKKKKDQLKEEEREEELTVTPPSQQDGNATLDLNGTTDDANGEEAGEKKKKKKKKEKRLKEEAEEVELSSMEVHGSDSSGYLSDKPSKKRRHETVSDVTSGLNSDPETPKSKKKRKSDVLLSA
- the tmem196 gene encoding transmembrane protein 196 isoform X2; its protein translation is MCSSRKILWSLLLLSVVEVGLGVASIVLGAVGISWVRGEHKPQQGDASPVWSGLCFLLCGMCGVLCARKRTGLIMILFSACCICGLIGGILNFQFVRALNKRPDSMHSVHLAAMTVACLGISSCTLSTWLTCRLASSEQQRMFLEREHSLHHSHEMAEKEVLDNSSNGIPQISYNGHTPASP
- the tmem196 gene encoding transmembrane protein 196 isoform X1, which translates into the protein MCSSRKILWSLLLLSVVEVGLGVASIVLGAVGISWVRGEHKPQQGDASPVWSGLCFLLCGMCGVLCARKRTGLIAGLAPDSCQPFSTLHRMILFSACCICGLIGGILNFQFVRALNKRPDSMHSVHLAAMTVACLGISSCTLSTWLTCRLASSEQQRMFLEREHSLHHSHEMAEKEVLDNSSNGIPQISYNGHTPASP